The genomic interval GCCCGACTGATCCGTTGCTGGAATTTCTGATGGCCAGACTCACGCCTCATAACCAATCCGGGCGCGGACCAGGGTATCTCCGTCGATTGGGAGTATCAGTAGAAATATGAATGGTCAATTCTGGCCATCGTACGATCGATCGGCCCACCGTCGCCAGCTCGTACCTTCGGAGGAGCCGGAGGCCGGAAACTGTCGGAGGCCCACACCAATGCGATCCTTATGAACTTGGCGATCAAGCCAAGCGCGGTTGAGGAGGTCCTTCCGGGATGTGGTTCCGAGCCAAGCGCGGCATCCTGCGCAATCAGTTCGACCGAGGCTTTCGGCTACCGTAACCGACGACACGTCATCATCGAGAGCCTGCAAACCCTGGCAAAGCGGGCAGACCCGCAAAGCGAAACGTTGACGGCGCGCCATAAACGTCGCTCCGCCTCAACGGATGGCGCTGGGATAAACGGCACGCGCCGATCATCAGAGCTTGACTCCGGCAATCCGCGGGCGAGCAAGACCTTTAGAGCTCGAAGCTATCCCTAACCTCAATCTTGATTCCATCTCACCAATAGCGCATTCACCTGACATGGATACGAACAGTTCACTCTGGGGCCGTCTGCAAGCCGCTGTTCCTCGCGGTGTCAGCATCTCGCTGCCCGTTTTTGCTGCGTCTGCCGAGAATGCCGAGATACGCGACGTCGAAGGACGTCGTTATATCGACTTTGCGGGCGGCATTGGCGTACTCAACGTCGGTCATCGTCATCACCGCGTCATGGCCGCGGTCGAAAAGCAGTTGCAGGCTCTCACGCACGCGTGCTTTCAGGTCACCCCTTACGAGCCGTACGTTCGGCTGGCTGAGCGGCTCAATGAGCTAGTGCCGGGCACTACGCCAAAGAAGACGATTTTTCTGACTACCGGGGCGGAGGCGATCGAAAATGCGGTCAAGATCGCGCGGCATGCAACCGGCCGACCTGCGATTATCGCATTTGGCGGTGCGTTCCACGGCCGCACCATGATGGCGCTTGCGTTAACTGGAAAAATGAACCCCTATAAGGCCGGCTTTGGACCTTTTCCCGCCGACGTTTACCACGTTCCGTTTCCGAACGAATTCGAGGGCGGGAGCACGACCGCCAGCCTCCGCGCCATCGACGAGTTGTTCTCTTCCTCGGTTGCCCCCAACCAGGTTTGCGCGATCATTATCGAGCCGGTTCAGGGCGAGGGTGGATTTAACGTCGCTCCTTTCGATTTCCTCCGTGGCCTTCGCGCCCTGTGCGATCGCCACGCAATGTTGTTGATCGCCGACGAGATTCAAAGTGGCTTTGGCAGAACGGGCAGAATGTTCGCGGTGGAGCATTCCGGGGTGGTTCCCGATCTCATCGTTACCGCAAAAAGCCTGGCAGGAGGTTTTCCACTTTCCGCCGTGACCGGTCGTGCGGTTTTTATGGACAGTGTTGCGCCTGGTGGTCTGGGCGGCACCTATGCGGGCAATCCGGTCGCATGTGCAGCCGCCCTTGCGGTGCTGGATGTGATGCGCGATGAGGACACTTT from Candidatus Binataceae bacterium carries:
- the gabT gene encoding 4-aminobutyrate--2-oxoglutarate transaminase, which produces MDTNSSLWGRLQAAVPRGVSISLPVFAASAENAEIRDVEGRRYIDFAGGIGVLNVGHRHHRVMAAVEKQLQALTHACFQVTPYEPYVRLAERLNELVPGTTPKKTIFLTTGAEAIENAVKIARHATGRPAIIAFGGAFHGRTMMALALTGKMNPYKAGFGPFPADVYHVPFPNEFEGGSTTASLRAIDELFSSSVAPNQVCAIIIEPVQGEGGFNVAPFDFLRGLRALCDRHAMLLIADEIQSGFGRTGRMFAVEHSGVVPDLIVTAKSLAGGFPLSAVTGRAVFMDSVAPGGLGGTYAGNPVACAAALAVLDVMRDEDTLGRAQKLGARVHERLLAMYRDPRFTCIGNVRGLGAMLAIELVRDRASLEPASDLARKVVIKAADLGLIILTCGHHANVLRVLVPLTASLEVVDEGISILESALDESLR